A genome region from Staphylococcus capitis subsp. capitis includes the following:
- a CDS encoding SAS053 family protein: MNKEHESKLNYHEEENAMVTDLDDLKELGKEMEQISEENDEDKLNQSHDEDVRSDLNNE; the protein is encoded by the coding sequence ATGAATAAAGAACATGAATCTAAATTGAATTATCATGAAGAAGAAAATGCTATGGTTACAGATTTAGATGATTTAAAAGAATTAGGAAAAGAAATGGAACAAATTTCAGAAGAAAATGATGAAGATAAATTAAACCAATCTCATGATGAAGATGTTCGTTCTGACCTTAATAATGAATAA
- the perR gene encoding peroxide-responsive transcriptional repressor PerR, producing MSADLESIEHELEESIASLRKAGIRITPQRQAIIRYLISSHSHPTADEIYQALSPDFPNISVATIYNNLRVFKDIGIVKELTYGDASSRFDFNTHNHYHVICEKCGKIVDFHYPQLDEVEHLAQHVTDFDITHHRMEIYGVCKECKENENN from the coding sequence ATGAGTGCGGATTTAGAGTCAATTGAACATGAACTTGAAGAATCAATTGCGTCTTTAAGAAAAGCAGGAATACGTATTACGCCTCAAAGACAAGCAATTATACGTTATCTCATTTCTTCACATTCACATCCTACAGCGGATGAGATTTACCAAGCACTTTCACCTGATTTTCCTAATATAAGTGTTGCAACTATCTACAATAATCTAAGAGTATTTAAAGATATTGGTATAGTAAAAGAATTAACGTATGGTGACGCATCAAGTCGATTTGATTTCAATACACATAATCACTATCACGTTATTTGCGAAAAATGTGGTAAAATCGTAGACTTCCATTATCCTCAACTTGATGAGGTTGAACATTTAGCTCAACATGTTACAGATTTTGATATTACTCATCATCGAATGGAAATATACGGAGTATGTAAGGAATGTAAAGAAAACGAAAATAATTAA
- a CDS encoding amino acid ABC transporter ATP-binding protein — MIKIKNLNKKFGNHEVLKDINLEVSQGEVVAIIGPSGSGKSTLLRCMNLLETPTKGQVIFEGNDLTHKNVHLDELRQKMGMVFQNFNLFPHKKVIDNIMLAPKMLLKGDKEQLKDTALALLDKVGLKDKADAYPNQLSGGQKQRVAIARALAMKPDVLLFDEPTSALDPEVVGDVLKVMRDLAKDGMTMVIVTHEMNFAKEVSDKVIFMADGVVVESGKPTAIFEHPQQERTQNFLSRVLQ, encoded by the coding sequence GTGATTAAAATTAAAAATTTGAACAAAAAGTTTGGAAATCATGAAGTTCTTAAAGATATTAATCTAGAAGTTTCTCAAGGAGAAGTAGTTGCTATTATAGGTCCTTCAGGTAGTGGTAAAAGTACGTTGTTACGTTGTATGAATTTACTTGAAACACCTACGAAAGGACAAGTTATTTTTGAAGGTAATGATTTAACTCATAAAAATGTTCATTTAGATGAATTACGTCAAAAAATGGGGATGGTATTTCAAAACTTCAATCTATTTCCTCATAAAAAAGTGATAGATAATATTATGTTAGCACCTAAGATGTTGCTTAAAGGGGATAAAGAGCAGTTAAAAGATACCGCTTTAGCTTTATTAGATAAGGTAGGTTTAAAGGATAAAGCAGATGCATATCCTAATCAATTATCTGGAGGACAGAAACAAAGGGTTGCCATCGCTAGGGCATTAGCTATGAAACCAGATGTTTTATTATTTGATGAGCCTACATCTGCGTTAGACCCGGAGGTTGTAGGAGATGTATTAAAAGTAATGAGAGATTTAGCTAAAGATGGAATGACGATGGTAATTGTTACGCATGAAATGAACTTTGCTAAAGAAGTTAGTGATAAAGTGATTTTTATGGCAGATGGCGTTGTAGTGGAATCAGGTAAGCCAACAGCAATTTTTGAACATCCTCAACAAGAAAGAACTCAAAATTTCTTATCTCGTGTATTACAATAA
- a CDS encoding 6-phosphogluconolactonase, with protein sequence MAMNFKVFENSERVAEYAADIIRKQFNNNPTTIAGFHLEKDHAPVLDELKKNVDTHAVDFSQINILDYDDNRSYYEALGVPESQVYSISYEQDAIDFISDKMKTKENKGKLILQVLSIDESGKLDVSVRQGLMEAREIFLVVTGSNKREVIEKLYRENGKSSYEPADLKAHRMVNVILDKEAAAGLPEDVKEYFTARYV encoded by the coding sequence ATGGCAATGAACTTTAAAGTATTTGAAAATAGTGAAAGAGTAGCAGAATATGCTGCAGATATTATTCGTAAACAATTTAATAATAATCCAACTACAATTGCAGGTTTTCACTTAGAAAAAGATCACGCACCTGTATTAGATGAACTTAAGAAAAATGTAGATACGCATGCTGTAGATTTCAGCCAAATTAATATTTTAGATTATGATGATAATAGATCTTATTATGAAGCATTAGGTGTACCTGAAAGCCAAGTGTATTCAATTTCTTATGAACAAGATGCAATTGATTTTATTTCAGATAAAATGAAAACTAAAGAAAATAAAGGTAAATTAATCCTTCAAGTTCTTTCAATTGATGAAAGTGGCAAATTAGATGTAAGTGTACGTCAAGGTCTTATGGAAGCTAGAGAAATTTTCTTAGTTGTTACAGGTAGTAATAAACGTGAAGTTATTGAAAAACTATATCGTGAAAACGGCAAATCTAGTTATGAGCCAGCAGATCTTAAAGCACACCGCATGGTAAATGTTATTTTAGATAAAGAAGCGGCTGCAGGATTACCTGAGGATGTTAAAGAATACTTCACAGCACGTTATGTTTAA
- a CDS encoding phosphoglycerate dehydrogenase, whose product MKIVSLRRLKDLEEQLIKQFPEQEFKFYKKAQFIPTEDRESLDILIGYDGDIDQAFLEECKNLKWIAWYATGVNNLPLDYINDRGIILTNGRGVQAKQLSEFIMTFILDDYKKMRTSYENQRAHKYDSKLTGERVNGKTLLFLGTGAIAQKTAYLAQAFGMKVIGVSKSGHMKDYFDYTYTIEEMDDVLAEGDVIVNSLPETQETIHLLKKHHFEEMKDEALFINIGRGTIVKEELIIEVLRNRLIRHAYLDVFENEPLSSDNPLYDLDNVTITAHITGNDKNINRDVTAIFEKNLTHFLNKNKVIENEVDPNKGY is encoded by the coding sequence TTGAAAATCGTAAGTCTAAGAAGATTAAAAGATTTAGAGGAACAGTTGATAAAACAATTTCCCGAACAGGAATTTAAATTTTATAAAAAAGCTCAATTTATTCCAACTGAAGATAGAGAATCACTAGATATTTTAATTGGTTATGATGGCGATATAGATCAAGCATTTTTAGAAGAGTGTAAAAACTTAAAATGGATTGCATGGTATGCTACTGGAGTCAATAATCTTCCACTAGATTATATTAATGATAGGGGCATTATTTTAACAAATGGCAGAGGTGTCCAAGCAAAACAACTATCAGAATTTATAATGACGTTTATATTAGATGATTATAAGAAAATGAGAACATCTTATGAAAATCAACGTGCGCATAAGTATGACTCAAAGTTAACGGGTGAGAGAGTTAACGGTAAAACACTTTTATTTTTAGGTACAGGTGCAATTGCCCAAAAGACTGCATATTTAGCTCAAGCATTTGGAATGAAAGTTATCGGTGTAAGTAAATCAGGACATATGAAAGATTACTTTGATTATACTTATACTATAGAAGAAATGGATGATGTATTAGCGGAAGGTGATGTGATAGTTAATTCACTCCCAGAAACCCAAGAAACTATACATCTACTTAAAAAACACCATTTTGAGGAAATGAAAGATGAAGCACTATTCATTAATATAGGTAGAGGTACGATTGTTAAAGAAGAACTTATTATAGAAGTTTTACGAAATCGTTTGATTAGACATGCATATTTAGATGTCTTTGAAAATGAACCTCTATCAAGTGATAACCCGCTATATGATTTAGATAATGTTACGATTACTGCACATATTACTGGTAATGATAAAAATATAAATCGTGATGTAACTGCAATATTTGAAAAGAACTTAACTCATTTTCTCAATAAGAACAAGGTAATTGAGAATGAAGTAGACCCAAATAAAGGGTATTAG
- the trmL gene encoding tRNA (uridine(34)/cytosine(34)/5-carboxymethylaminomethyluridine(34)-2'-O)-methyltransferase TrmL yields MTNHIVLFQPEIPANTGNIARTCAGTFTHLHLIKPLGFSTDDKMLKRAGLDYWEHVNITYHESIEEFFDSTEGNYYLLTKFGKQTYSDFDFTNTIENHYFIFGRETTGLPDWVKEKYADTALRIPMSDKIRSLNLSNTAALLIYEALRQQEFPNLS; encoded by the coding sequence ATGACAAATCATATTGTATTATTTCAACCAGAGATACCTGCTAATACTGGAAATATAGCTAGAACATGTGCTGGTACTTTCACACATTTACATCTTATTAAACCCTTAGGTTTTAGTACAGATGATAAAATGTTAAAAAGAGCTGGGTTAGACTACTGGGAGCATGTAAATATTACATATCATGAAAGCATTGAAGAATTTTTTGATAGCACTGAAGGTAATTATTACTTGTTAACTAAATTTGGCAAACAAACTTATAGCGATTTTGATTTTACTAATACAATAGAGAATCATTATTTTATTTTTGGAAGAGAAACAACTGGGCTTCCTGATTGGGTAAAAGAGAAATATGCTGATACCGCTTTAAGAATACCAATGAGCGATAAAATTAGGTCATTAAATTTATCTAATACGGCTGCACTATTGATTTATGAAGCCTTAAGACAACAAGAATTTCCAAATCTTTCATAA
- the bcp gene encoding thioredoxin-dependent thiol peroxidase, producing the protein MLTKGEKFPSFSLENQDGAVVTNETLKGRKAILYFYPRDNTPTCTTEACDFRDNLSEFNDLDVDVYGISGDSKKKHQNFIEKHQLNFDLLVDEDYKLADEAGVYQLKKSFGKESMGIVRTTFVIDENGYIIDVIEKVKVKTQIEELKNILE; encoded by the coding sequence ATGTTAACCAAAGGCGAAAAGTTTCCATCATTTTCATTGGAGAATCAAGATGGAGCAGTAGTTACAAATGAGACATTAAAAGGGCGTAAGGCAATATTATATTTTTATCCTAGAGACAATACACCAACTTGCACAACTGAAGCATGCGACTTTAGAGATAACTTATCTGAATTTAATGATTTAGATGTAGATGTTTATGGAATTAGTGGAGATTCTAAAAAGAAACATCAAAACTTTATTGAAAAACATCAACTCAACTTTGACTTACTTGTAGATGAAGATTATAAACTTGCTGATGAAGCGGGGGTATATCAATTAAAAAAATCTTTTGGTAAAGAGAGTATGGGGATCGTTAGAACTACATTTGTAATCGATGAAAATGGGTATATTATTGACGTAATTGAAAAAGTTAAAGTTAAAACTCAAATAGAAGAATTAAAAAATATCTTGGAGTGA
- a CDS encoding aromatic acid exporter family protein, translated as MRLGARIFKTGIAIILAMSIASLLPDNIGLKALAGVSAVVAMQPSVYRSIKTVSEQAIGNIIGALLAVTMVTIFSDNFIIMGVTVILLIAILFKFNLAHVATLASVTALIIMGQHTGSFYVAAFFRFALVMIGVLSSSIVNLIFLPPKFETKIYYNSVNISSDIFVWFKLVLNDTSEFHNIKQDGDQLNSRINKLEQIYNYYHEEKPLTKKHIYQQNRKKILFKEVVGTTRQAYEVLNRMSRYQNDLHQLNNQLLLQIKLELDSLVAVHEQIYKSLSKKARYDVTKLDYEVDNPLKKNLMDAFQQELIQNPYQTQYSYANVMQIIAAIEEYRYHLEHLDRIRLSFFKYHNSDSDIDISDEDFDL; from the coding sequence TTGAGACTAGGAGCTCGGATTTTCAAGACTGGTATAGCAATTATATTAGCTATGTCTATCGCTTCTTTACTTCCAGATAATATCGGCTTAAAGGCACTTGCTGGTGTCAGTGCTGTCGTAGCGATGCAACCAAGCGTTTATCGTTCAATTAAAACAGTATCTGAACAAGCGATTGGTAATATTATAGGTGCTCTACTCGCCGTTACTATGGTAACTATTTTTAGTGATAACTTCATAATAATGGGCGTAACGGTAATATTGTTAATTGCGATTTTGTTTAAATTTAACCTAGCTCATGTTGCTACATTAGCAAGTGTGACGGCTTTAATCATTATGGGTCAACATACAGGTTCCTTCTATGTAGCAGCATTCTTCAGATTCGCTCTTGTTATGATAGGTGTTTTAAGTTCCTCAATAGTCAATTTAATCTTCTTACCTCCTAAATTTGAAACCAAAATCTATTATAATTCTGTAAATATTTCTTCAGATATTTTTGTATGGTTCAAACTTGTGCTTAATGATACTTCAGAATTTCATAATATTAAGCAGGATGGTGATCAACTTAATTCACGTATCAATAAATTAGAGCAAATCTACAATTATTATCATGAAGAGAAACCTTTGACTAAAAAACATATTTATCAGCAGAATAGAAAGAAGATATTATTTAAAGAAGTAGTAGGAACGACAAGACAGGCTTACGAAGTACTCAACCGTATGTCACGTTACCAAAATGACTTACATCAACTTAATAATCAACTATTATTACAAATTAAATTAGAACTTGATTCGTTAGTAGCAGTTCATGAACAAATCTATAAGAGCCTTTCTAAAAAAGCGAGATACGATGTTACAAAACTTGATTACGAAGTAGACAACCCACTAAAGAAAAACTTAATGGACGCATTTCAACAAGAGTTAATTCAAAATCCTTACCAAACGCAATACTCTTATGCAAATGTAATGCAAATTATAGCTGCTATTGAGGAATATAGATATCACTTAGAACATCTCGATAGAATTCGATTAAGCTTCTTTAAATATCATAATTCAGATTCAGACATCGACATTTCTGATGAGGACTTTGATTTGTAA
- a CDS encoding glutamate-1-semialdehyde 2,1-aminomutase gives MNFTESERLQKLSNEYILGGVNSPSRSYKAVGGGAPVMMKEGHGAYLYDVDGNKFIDYLQAYGPIITGHAHPHITEAIQDQAAKGVLYGTPTELEIDFAKKLRDAIPSLEKIRFVNSGTEAVMTTIRVARAYTKRNKIIKFAGSYHGHSDLVLVAAGSGPSQLGSPDSAGVPQSVAQEVITVPFNDIDSYREAIDYWGDEIAGVLVEPIVGNFGMVMPQPGFLEEVNKISHDNGTLVIYDEVITAFRFHYGAAQDLLGVKPDLTAFGKIVGGGLPIGGYGGRQDIMEHVAPLGPAYQAGTMAGNPLSMRAGIALLEVLEQDGVYEKLDKLGKRLEDGLLKLIDKHNITATINRIYGSMTLYFTDEKITHYEQVENSDGEAFAKFFKLMLNQGINLAPSKFEAWFLTTEHTEEDIDKTIEAADYAFSQMKNN, from the coding sequence ATGAATTTTACTGAAAGCGAACGTCTTCAGAAACTCTCTAATGAATATATACTAGGTGGCGTTAATTCACCTTCTCGTTCATATAAAGCTGTAGGTGGTGGTGCACCTGTAATGATGAAGGAAGGTCATGGTGCTTATTTATATGATGTAGATGGTAATAAATTCATCGATTACTTACAGGCGTATGGTCCTATAATTACCGGACATGCGCATCCACATATTACAGAGGCAATTCAAGATCAAGCTGCCAAAGGAGTGTTATATGGTACTCCTACTGAACTTGAAATTGATTTTGCTAAGAAGTTAAGAGATGCCATTCCTTCATTAGAAAAGATACGTTTTGTTAATTCAGGTACAGAAGCTGTTATGACAACAATTAGAGTGGCACGTGCCTATACTAAAAGAAATAAAATTATTAAATTTGCAGGATCTTATCATGGACATTCTGATTTAGTTTTAGTTGCTGCAGGGAGTGGCCCTTCACAATTAGGTTCTCCAGATTCTGCTGGGGTGCCTCAAAGTGTGGCACAAGAAGTGATTACTGTACCATTTAATGATATTGATTCATATAGAGAAGCAATTGATTATTGGGGCGATGAAATCGCAGGCGTACTCGTCGAACCCATTGTAGGTAACTTTGGTATGGTTATGCCTCAACCTGGATTCTTAGAAGAAGTTAATAAAATCTCACATGATAACGGAACTTTAGTCATTTATGATGAAGTTATTACAGCTTTCCGTTTCCATTATGGGGCAGCACAAGATTTATTAGGAGTAAAACCAGACTTAACTGCTTTTGGTAAAATAGTTGGCGGTGGTTTACCAATCGGTGGCTATGGTGGTCGACAAGACATCATGGAACATGTCGCTCCATTAGGTCCAGCATATCAAGCTGGTACAATGGCAGGTAATCCATTATCAATGAGAGCAGGAATTGCTTTACTAGAAGTTTTAGAACAAGATGGTGTTTATGAAAAGTTAGACAAATTAGGAAAACGTCTTGAGGATGGATTACTTAAGTTAATCGATAAACACAACATTACTGCTACGATAAATAGAATATATGGCTCTATGACGTTATATTTTACGGATGAAAAAATTACTCACTATGAACAAGTAGAAAATTCTGATGGCGAAGCTTTCGCGAAGTTCTTCAAGTTAATGTTAAATCAAGGTATCAATTTAGCACCATCTAAATTTGAAGCATGGTTCCTAACTACTGAGCATACCGAAGAAGATATTGATAAAACTATAGAAGCTGCTGACTATGCATTTAGCCAAATGAAAAATAATTAA
- the queG gene encoding tRNA epoxyqueuosine(34) reductase QueG has translation MTYVILCEGAKLVDYKQLKREIIDYAHSIGIDSIGFTTADPFDELKQKLESYHSKGFASGFEESDIALRTEPKLSLPSARSIIAIAVGYPNKLKGAPKSVRGDRRGMFARASWGQDYHTIMRKRLDKLSEFLRVKVPDVEIQSMVDTGVLSDRAVAERAGLGFVGRNGFVISPELGTWTYLGEMLVSIPFEPDDPILDSCGDCTICVDRCPTGALVGNGQLNSQKCISFLTQTKGYLQDEYRYKIGNRLYGCDTCQQVCPKNRGINTQHDDIVLEPEILKPRLVPLLQKNNKEFKNTYGHLAGAWRGKKPIQRNAILALAHFNEESAIPELKEVALNDPRPMIRGTAYWAIGQIQGEDAKAFINENYEKEIEEVQVEMKKGLDMRRD, from the coding sequence ATGACATATGTAATTTTATGTGAGGGGGCAAAGCTTGTGGATTACAAGCAGTTAAAAAGAGAGATTATCGACTATGCCCATTCGATTGGCATTGATAGTATAGGTTTCACAACTGCAGATCCATTTGATGAGCTAAAACAAAAATTGGAAAGCTATCATTCAAAAGGTTTTGCATCTGGATTTGAAGAATCAGACATCGCTCTAAGAACTGAACCTAAACTAAGTTTACCGAGTGCGCGTTCCATTATCGCAATCGCTGTAGGTTACCCAAATAAATTAAAAGGTGCACCTAAAAGTGTAAGAGGTGATCGACGCGGGATGTTTGCGCGTGCTTCTTGGGGTCAAGATTATCATACAATTATGCGTAAAAGACTTGATAAATTAAGTGAATTTCTACGAGTAAAGGTACCCGATGTCGAGATACAGTCTATGGTAGACACTGGTGTACTTTCAGACAGAGCTGTAGCAGAACGCGCAGGATTAGGATTTGTTGGTAGAAATGGATTTGTTATTTCTCCAGAATTGGGGACTTGGACTTATTTAGGTGAAATGTTAGTGAGTATACCTTTCGAACCAGATGATCCTATTTTAGACAGTTGTGGAGACTGTACAATCTGCGTTGATCGATGTCCTACGGGTGCATTAGTAGGTAATGGTCAGTTGAATAGTCAAAAATGTATAAGCTTTTTAACCCAAACAAAAGGTTATCTACAAGATGAATACCGTTATAAAATAGGAAATCGTTTATATGGTTGTGACACATGTCAACAAGTGTGTCCTAAAAATAGAGGTATTAATACTCAACATGATGATATAGTACTTGAACCGGAAATCCTAAAACCACGTTTAGTTCCTTTATTGCAAAAGAATAATAAAGAGTTTAAGAACACTTATGGTCATTTGGCTGGAGCGTGGCGAGGTAAAAAACCTATACAAAGAAACGCAATTCTAGCTTTAGCGCATTTTAACGAGGAAAGTGCCATACCAGAACTAAAAGAAGTTGCACTTAATGATCCTAGACCTATGATTAGAGGTACAGCTTATTGGGCTATAGGTCAAATTCAAGGTGAAGACGCAAAGGCTTTTATTAATGAAAATTATGAAAAAGAAATAGAGGAAGTTCAAGTAGAGATGAAAAAAGGCTTGGACATGAGGAGAGACTGA
- a CDS encoding ABC transporter substrate-binding protein/permease, with product MYKIIKILIVITLLLGSAITYINPIVSAEEDSNWNKIKQRGELRVGLSADYAPLEFEKIKNGKTDYAGVDIELAKKIAKDNHLKLKIINMQFDSLLGALKTGKIDVIISGMTTTPERKKEVDFTEPYMMTNNVMLVKKSDKNKYKDLKDFTGKKIAAQKGTDQEKIAHNEIKDSQVSSLNRLPESILALKSGKVVGTIVEKPVGEAYLKQNPELEFADVKFNEEKKPTCIAVPKNSPILLKHLNQTIDEVNNKNLIDKYMNQAAQDMQDDGNFFTKYGSFFIKGIKNTILISLVGVILGSILGAFIALLKINKFKPLSWLASIYIEFLRGTPMLVQVFIVFFGTTAALGLDVSALICGTIALIINSSAYIAEIIRAGINAVDKGQMEAARSLGLNYIQTMKSVIMPQAIKNILPALGNEFVTLIKESSIVSTIGVGEIMFNAQVVQGISFDPFTPLIVAAVLYFILTFALSRIMSLVEGRMKASD from the coding sequence ATGTACAAAATTATTAAAATTCTTATAGTCATTACACTACTTTTAGGCTCTGCAATTACATATATAAATCCGATTGTTAGTGCTGAAGAAGATTCTAATTGGAACAAGATTAAACAACGTGGTGAACTTCGTGTTGGATTATCTGCTGATTATGCACCTTTAGAATTTGAAAAAATAAAAAATGGTAAAACTGATTATGCAGGTGTCGATATTGAGCTAGCGAAGAAAATAGCCAAAGATAATCATTTGAAGTTAAAAATTATTAATATGCAATTCGATAGTTTATTAGGGGCATTAAAAACTGGAAAAATTGATGTCATTATATCTGGTATGACTACAACACCGGAAAGAAAAAAGGAAGTAGATTTTACCGAGCCGTACATGATGACAAATAATGTAATGTTAGTTAAAAAATCAGATAAAAATAAATATAAAGATTTGAAAGATTTCACAGGTAAGAAAATTGCTGCTCAAAAAGGAACTGATCAAGAGAAAATAGCCCATAATGAAATAAAAGATAGTCAAGTATCCTCTCTAAATCGATTACCTGAGTCAATTTTAGCTCTTAAAAGTGGTAAAGTTGTAGGAACAATTGTTGAAAAACCAGTAGGAGAAGCGTATTTAAAACAAAATCCTGAATTAGAATTCGCTGATGTAAAATTTAATGAAGAAAAGAAACCTACATGTATAGCAGTTCCCAAAAATTCGCCAATTTTACTAAAGCATTTAAATCAAACTATTGATGAAGTAAACAACAAAAACCTTATTGATAAGTATATGAATCAAGCAGCTCAGGATATGCAAGATGATGGGAATTTCTTCACAAAATATGGAAGTTTCTTTATTAAAGGAATTAAAAACACTATTTTAATCTCATTAGTAGGCGTTATTTTAGGTTCTATACTAGGTGCTTTTATCGCATTATTGAAAATAAATAAATTTAAACCATTATCTTGGTTAGCAAGTATTTATATTGAATTCTTAAGAGGAACACCAATGTTAGTACAAGTATTTATTGTATTCTTTGGTACCACAGCAGCACTTGGCTTAGATGTTTCCGCACTTATATGTGGAACAATAGCACTTATCATAAATTCATCAGCTTACATAGCAGAAATTATTAGAGCAGGTATCAATGCTGTGGACAAAGGTCAGATGGAGGCAGCAAGAAGTTTAGGTTTAAACTACATTCAAACTATGAAGTCGGTCATTATGCCTCAAGCGATTAAAAATATTTTACCAGCTTTAGGAAATGAATTTGTTACGCTTATTAAAGAATCATCGATTGTTTCAACTATTGGTGTAGGCGAAATTATGTTTAATGCTCAAGTTGTTCAAGGTATTTCATTCGATCCTTTTACACCTTTAATCGTTGCTGCAGTTCTATACTTTATTTTAACGTTTGCATTATCACGCATCATGAGTTTAGTTGAAGGGAGAATGAAAGCTAGTGATTAA
- a CDS encoding PTS transporter subunit IIC: protein MSQSQFSGKSFFNNILNAVGAGVVVALLPNALLGELLKLFKEGNHLLETIFQLVTVIQSFMAFIIGVLAAHQFKFKGAGAAMIGTSAILGSGAIQFSNGGIVLKGIGDIINVIIVVVIACAIYMFLEGKLGSFEMIILPVLVPVVSGAIGLMTLPYVQIITKSIGRLINGFTELNPLLMSILICVTFSLLMVTPISLVAIATAISLTGLGSGAANMGIVAACVTFLFGSLRVNSIGVNLVLLIGAAKMMIPVYLKNLIIAIPLTLNGIICGIVAYLLNIKGTPLSAGFGYTGLVGPINALNRMSGDTSFNIILLIIGYFVVPFIGAFIIHHLCKRFIHSYSDEIYKFEIPKE, encoded by the coding sequence ATGAGTCAATCTCAATTTAGTGGAAAATCATTTTTTAATAATATATTAAATGCTGTAGGGGCGGGGGTAGTTGTTGCTCTATTACCTAATGCGTTATTAGGTGAATTACTCAAGTTATTTAAAGAAGGAAATCACTTATTAGAAACTATATTCCAATTAGTAACTGTTATTCAATCATTTATGGCTTTTATAATAGGTGTGTTAGCGGCGCATCAATTTAAATTTAAAGGTGCAGGAGCTGCAATGATAGGTACTTCTGCTATATTAGGTTCTGGAGCTATACAGTTTAGTAATGGTGGCATAGTTTTAAAAGGGATAGGAGATATTATTAATGTCATTATTGTGGTCGTTATCGCTTGTGCCATTTATATGTTTCTTGAGGGTAAACTTGGTTCATTTGAAATGATTATACTACCGGTATTAGTACCCGTAGTTAGTGGAGCGATAGGATTAATGACACTCCCATATGTTCAAATCATTACTAAATCTATTGGTAGACTCATTAATGGCTTTACAGAATTAAACCCATTATTAATGTCTATCCTTATATGTGTGACATTTTCTTTATTGATGGTTACACCTATTTCTCTCGTAGCGATAGCTACTGCTATAAGTTTAACTGGTTTAGGTAGTGGTGCTGCAAATATGGGTATTGTAGCAGCATGTGTAACGTTTTTATTTGGATCACTAAGAGTCAATTCAATCGGTGTCAATTTGGTCCTATTAATTGGTGCAGCTAAAATGATGATACCTGTCTATTTGAAGAACTTAATTATTGCTATTCCCTTAACACTAAATGGGATTATTTGTGGTATAGTAGCGTATCTTTTAAATATTAAGGGGACACCATTGTCAGCTGGTTTTGGTTATACAGGTCTAGTTGGACCGATTAATGCACTTAATCGAATGTCTGGTGATACGTCTTTCAATATTATTTTATTGATAATTGGTTATTTTGTTGTTCCATTTATTGGTGCGTTTATTATACATCATTTATGCAAAAGATTTATTCATTCATATAGCGATGAAATCTATAAATTCGAAATACCAAAAGAATAA